The following proteins are co-located in the Sporolactobacillus pectinivorans genome:
- a CDS encoding C69 family dipeptidase, with protein sequence MHHNTHAACTTVLVGKKATLDGSTMIARNGDSYDVLVPKRFTVHPHEVLDQEEHYDSPCNHFQITLPRERLRYTSVPDGEDRYETYPDAGINELNVGMSATESVYGNPRVLGYDPLVENGLAEDSMVTVVLPYITSARDGVLRLGKIIETYGSAESNGMLFSDKDEVWYMEIATGHQWVAQRIPDDSYAVVANQMAIQEIDPDDKDNFLLGSHLLEFIEKHHLNTSFDSIDFRNIFGTQTVLDHHYNTPRVWYGQRYLNSEIDQDPMSDDLPFIRKANRKIGVEDIAYILSSHYQETPYDPLGNGSEKDKTAFRAISLNRTQDSHILQIRPDVPDEIAGVQWLSLAVSAFSPYVPFYTNITSVPKSYAVGPRKLCLDSAYWLYKMVSVIAEPHYEAFLKQVMDYKDQLHSQFLSNLEKADDEAKSADKERISSILTEASARNAELALSKTRELLQQLSMDSMSLSKLTFNMDKNL encoded by the coding sequence ATGCACCACAATACACACGCAGCCTGCACGACCGTATTAGTCGGTAAAAAAGCGACGCTGGACGGCTCGACGATGATCGCCCGCAATGGGGACAGCTATGATGTACTCGTTCCGAAGCGGTTCACCGTTCATCCGCATGAGGTTCTGGATCAGGAGGAGCATTACGATTCGCCATGCAATCATTTTCAGATTACACTGCCGAGGGAACGGCTCCGCTACACTTCAGTGCCTGATGGTGAAGATCGCTATGAGACCTATCCGGATGCCGGAATCAATGAATTGAATGTGGGGATGAGCGCGACCGAGAGTGTTTATGGGAATCCGCGCGTTTTGGGTTATGATCCGCTTGTTGAGAACGGGCTTGCCGAGGACAGTATGGTTACGGTTGTTCTGCCCTATATTACGTCGGCCAGAGACGGCGTTTTGAGGCTCGGAAAAATTATAGAGACTTATGGGTCCGCCGAATCGAACGGTATGCTCTTTTCCGACAAAGACGAGGTCTGGTATATGGAGATCGCGACCGGCCACCAGTGGGTCGCTCAGCGCATACCGGATGATTCGTATGCAGTGGTCGCTAATCAGATGGCGATTCAGGAAATCGATCCGGATGACAAGGACAATTTTTTGCTGGGTTCCCATCTGCTTGAATTCATTGAAAAGCACCATCTGAATACCAGTTTTGACTCGATCGATTTCAGAAATATTTTCGGCACGCAGACTGTTCTTGATCATCATTACAACACGCCGCGCGTCTGGTATGGACAACGGTATCTGAATTCCGAGATTGATCAGGACCCGATGTCCGACGATCTGCCGTTTATTCGCAAAGCGAACAGGAAAATCGGCGTGGAAGATATCGCCTATATTCTGAGTTCTCACTATCAGGAGACGCCCTACGATCCGCTTGGAAACGGCAGTGAAAAAGACAAGACCGCTTTCCGTGCCATTTCGCTTAACCGGACACAGGATTCCCACATTCTGCAGATTCGCCCGGATGTCCCGGATGAAATTGCCGGCGTCCAGTGGCTGTCGCTTGCTGTCAGTGCCTTTAGTCCCTATGTGCCGTTTTACACAAACATCACATCTGTACCCAAGAGCTATGCGGTCGGACCACGAAAACTATGTCTTGACTCGGCTTACTGGCTCTATAAAATGGTTTCCGTGATCGCCGAACCGCATTACGAAGCTTTCCTGAAACAGGTAATGGATTACAAGGATCAGCTGCACAGCCAGTTTCTAAGCAACTTGGAAAAAGCGGATGATGAAGCGAAAAGTGCGGATAAAGAGCGCATTTCCAGTATTTTAACAGAAGCGAGCGCGCGCAATGCTGAACTGGCGCTCAGCAAAACGCGTGAACTTCTGCAGCAATTGTCGATGGATTCCATGTCTCTGTCGAAACTGACCTTTAATATGGATAAGAATTTGTGA